A segment of the Lathamus discolor isolate bLatDis1 chromosome 9, bLatDis1.hap1, whole genome shotgun sequence genome:
ATTCCCTGTCAGCTGGAAGAACAAAGCATGTGTGTAACACACGCTACCCCAACGAAGGATCGTGCCATTGCTTTTACTGAGGTGTAAGttaatttctctgttctttgtgAGTGTGATTCTGGGATCTGCTACAAAGAACTGTTCTGGCAGGGCTGAGGAGCTGTCTTTTGTGGGTGGTTTTAACAGTATAAATGACAACAAAATGCTTCAGCAGTAGCTGGGATAGATGCTCACTTCGGAAATGGTGAACAGGGAAGAGTCTAGCAAGCCTTTAAAAAGTGATCTAGGGAAGACAGTATCTTGGGAAAAAATGTAGCATTCCAGTCCATGATGGCTTTCTCCCTGTTATTCTTTGAGACAAAGAATTTCAAGACAGTCGTGAGGCGTTGCTGGGCAAATTTCAAAGCAGCTCATGGTGCAAACATCAAACCCAGGCTTGGaagaaaatgctgcagcaaAGAATCAGAAACTTCCAGGTAGAAGGACAAATGTCTGGGATATAACTTGGTCTATTgactttctccttcccttcttttacCCAAAATTCATCTCCCCGTTTTATGCAGTCAGATTTTTACTTTCTATCCCTTTTCTGTATATATGGGTATATACTCTTTAAGTATATATGGGTATATACTGTTTAAGTGTAtatgggtgtcctgggtttaccaggagccgttttgctccttcttagtaactggtgcaagctctgtgttttgaattccagcctgggcagagagctgataacaccgattggttttaattgttgtttaTATACTGTTTAAGTGTATATGGGTATATACTGTTTAAGTGTATATGGGTATATACTGTTTAAGTATATATGGGTATATCCTGTTTAAGTGTATATGGGTATATACTGTTTAAGTGTATATGGGTATATCCTGTTTAAGTGTATATGGGTATATCCTGTTTAAGTGTATATGGGTATATACTGTTTAAGTGTATATGGGTATATACTGTTTAAGTGTATATGGGTATATACTGTTTAAGGCATACTCAAAATTCAGCTtggggatttttaatttttttttcctatcaaatgtttttattttaaaaaactcTATATCTGAAAGAGAGCCACAGCTTCCACTTGTGCTACGTTTGGATACCACAAATGAAAGAGCGCTGAGTTGAGTCACTAGCAAAATCCTAGTGCGAATTATCATGAAGTTGCAAGTAGTAGTCTTGGTATAGATTCCTATATCAACACTATGATTTGAAATACTTATTTCTCCTAGCTATTAACAAATGTTCTGGCAGTAATGAGGAGGAATATGCGTGATACTTCATGCCAAGCTCTGGGAGAAGTTTAGGTAAAATCATGATATCGGAAGTGAGCAAATCAAGAGAGAATCAGGCATTGCAGCCGTGTTTTGTAATGGAACAGGTGGGTTGCAGGAAGAAGCGTTGGCAATGTTCTACATGCTGCGGCTGTGATCAGAGCAGCAGTAAATATTGCAGGAAAACCTCATTTTTTTCTAGGAGCAAAACCATCTTAAGAGCAGCCTGATGATAACCTCTAATCATAATTTTTATACTCTTGATCCGGGTCTTTGATGTGTCTTTCAAACCAGTGTATATTCAAGGAATTTCATCTTCAAATACATTTGAAGTTTATCTTTAAAAGGGAACATAACCCTAAAATGAGACCAGATAAATGCTTGTGACGGGTACTTTTGTGTGCTGAAGCTTCTGTCGTTAAAGGAATACTTTGTGTGTGTATTCGAAAATTCAGAAATAGCAAGATTGATGAGACGTTTTTATGGAACTGCCCAGCTGTCATAAAAGGAAATATGCTGGAGAAGTTATCAGGAAGTATCTGTTCCAAGTTAATTAGTAATTCTCATAGAGGAGGATGCTGTAAAACGAGCTCAAAATCCACGATCCTTACCTTGCTACAGTAAGGGTAGCAGAAAGGAGGGTGCATTCTTCTAGCAAAAACTGGAAGAAACTTTGCGACAATGGGCTTCAGGATGTGTGTGCTGAAAGTCTTGCTGTTCGTCCTGTTTGTGGCCAGCGATGCACTGGGTGAAGAAGCTTTAGAACGTAAGGCATGGCTGCTTTTTTGCTTTAGAGCTTGTCAGAATAGGGACGTGTCTGTCAAATTCCAGGCTTACCTATGGTAGTGCTGCTGTGGTATCGCAGTCCCAACGGTCTTGCTTCTGAGGAAATTCTCCTTATGGCTTAGGTggagtttctttttaatactggGAAGGCAGTGAAAATGTCAAGACCTCTGTGTGACAGCTGCTTGCCTGTGTTTGCTGTTAAAAAGTGTTTCATAGTTCTTGGGTTCTCTACTGCCAGGAGCATGGGGATATTTTACAGGCACAGCTATGCAAGACAAAAATGCTTTTGCCTTGGTcaatggggaggaagggggttTCCATGTTTTTTTGAGATAAAGACTGCTCATAGCATAGTTCTTCTACCTAATAATGTCGTGAGTTTGTTAATCCATCTTTTGCTGGTGGAAAATCCCTCTTACAATAGCAAACCGGTGATATTAATGATGCTCTGATACTGACTTTCCTCCTGTCAGTTGCCAGGTAGGCTCAGAAGGATCTGCTCAGAGATCTCTTCCAGTTCTAACTTTCTGGCTTCATTCTAAATGTGCATCTTATGATAAAAAGTTACACAAAATTTTATTCAGCTGTGTTGgctgtttgggggtttttcaAGTACCATAATGGTGCTTGGCCTTACAACGTACAGTcacagttttggtttttctcATCGGCATCTCCAGTGGTGTCTTGCAGTTGCTTGTTTGGTCACACATTACAGGTCAAGATGTTGGGTTCATCTCCGTAAGTCATAGACTTCAGTGGCTTTGCACCAGAACCTCTGTGTCAGCTCGTAGCTTGCTGGTACGAATGATGAGTACAGCAtagtcctggtttcagctgggatagagttcattttcttcctagttacatggtacagtgctgtgttctggctttAGTCTGTGAATGGGGCTAATAGCACACCTGCGTTCTAGTTGTAGCGAAATGGTGTTTAtactaagtcaaggacttttcagcttctcatgcCCTGCCAGTAAGGAGGCTGATGGGGGAGGACAGccgggacagctgacccaaactggccagaGGGATATTCCAGGCCATATGGTAGActcagcatataaactgggggaaagctggccaggggctgctgctccGGTACAAGCTGGGCatcagttggcaggtggtgagcaattgcattgtgcctcgcttgttttgtatattctgATTATTTTATCACTGATGATATTATCATTActatttcccttcctttcctgtcctattaaactgtctttatctcaacccatgaattttactttttttgccaattctctccccatcccactgggctgggggagtgagcaagaaGCTCTGTGCCTGCTGGGTTAAATCACAACAAGCATTCGGTCTGAATCCCACACCGGAAAGAAACAGGTAGGAGAGAATGTAGTGCTTGAGTGTCAAACATGGTGACTTTTGATGTCTTTATTAGCTTGCTGATGAGGAAGCTATATTTAGACGGCCCTATGCCTGTGAAGTACTGTTAGCACTTAACTTCTGGAACATGATTTACAGCCCGCGATGTTTACACAGCAAAAGAGATGGAGGAGAACCGACAGTAACACAAAGCAAATCCTTTTGTAGACCAAAATAAGGAAGAATCCaaatacaaaacacacaaaaaggtTTTAATTTGGGTTATAATTAATTAGAAGGTTTGAGTCTCAAGTGGATTTCATGAGTTTTAGCCTTTGCCAGTAACAATTCGGAGATGATACATAATGGAATTCAGATACAACCATACTTCAATGATGCCATAAAAGTCCTAATAACATAAGCCATACAGTTTACTGTCTAACTGGAAGATGGGTACAAGTCAGGGTAAAGTAACTTCAGCTAAACCGTTTCTCAAATAATTTCAGAACTTTGAAGGGGCAAGTCACTGGAAAGCAAGATTTAACATCCAAATAGCCAGAGTTCATCATACGAATCAAATTTCTGGGGTAATTAAGCCCACTAAACAGTATCTTACGGTGTAATGGCAACAACTAAATattgggtttgttttaatttacagCCAGCTGCGCTGGAGTTAAGGACTTTGGGGCCTGCCTGGGTAATACAGACAACTTCTGTCCTACCAATATTTCTTGCcaatgtaaaaatgaaaaaccttTCTGCAGGtaggggtggtggtggtttctttgtttaaatatataCTATGTAAGTGCAGCTCTCAAATATAGTCTTAATGATGAGCTAAATTTAGACTTTGCAATGTGATTCATGAAAGTAGATGTTGATCGTCATTCGCGACCTGTATAAGCTCATACAAAGCATCACGTCCGAGCTCTGAgtgcagcattttctttttgggGTATGTGTAAGCCATGTAATTTTTTAGGTAGATAATCACTGTAATCCTCAATTTTCACATGCTCGCTGTTGTCTTGGATATTTTACCTTAGAACTGAATTATGCTGGGTAATGGCAACTTTTTCCTCAGGTTGAccaaaatttctttctttagagTTAAAAAACCCTCCCAGTATCTTAATCCTATTCTTTATTAtgtagtgttttctttttccttgttttaaagCCATCTAGTAATCTGAGCAGAGAATCTTGTTCCTAGATCCAGCGTATTCCTTTTTTACCTATAGCTTGACCCCTAGACTTGACAAGAAACTAGCAAGAAAATTATGAAGCCCATATGATTACCTGGTGGATTCAAGGCAATGCTTTCTCTGTGACACAGTCTGCTTGTGAATGTGCAGCTAGCCTCCAGCTGTAGCCAACAGAGTACTCTGTCTAAATGTTAGTGCAACTccaaagaaatagaaagctgCATTCTTGAAGCTATAATTATGTGTTCTAATCATATCCATGCAAATACTGCCTATGAAGAGAAGAATTTTCTGTGGTGGGAGATCAAGGTCAAACTTTCAGAAAAGGTTCCCCAAATCCAGACTGTTTGCACTAAGAAATGTTGCAAAATGCCTATCGAAAGAACCTTCCCATCATGAGAATTGCTGTGACAAGAGCAGAATGTGTTCTAGTGATGTCCTTTGTATTAGCAGAGGAAGTGATGctttgggagaggaaaaaaggaagccctgaatttatgaaaataacttggctttaaaaaacaaacaaaaaaaagcaacattcTTATCCCATTCAAAGTCTTGCTCTTAAAATCAGGAGGGACATAGTCTGTGATCTACTGTGGGTGGTGGTGCTGCTTTTTCATAGAAGGTGCGTCAAGTGTCGTAATGATAGATAGAAGTGTGATGTCTCAGTTATAGCTGCGTGGTCTGTTTTGGAAGTGCAGAAGCTTTGCCATGCTTACAGCTGATAAAAAAGAGATCTTTGACCTGAATCATGACTCGGGCAATATACCCTGTTCTCAACCAAGCTTATTATCTTGGACTTACTGGAATGCTAACTTGGACTTGGTTGACCTAGAGCCTGGCAGAGTGCATTTGCATTCAATCTGGAATAAGATGTGCATTACTAAGAGGAGTAATATCTTCAGGCAAGCAGGAAAAATATGGAAGCCTTGACCCCTGTAGTATTCAATAATAAATAATCATATAGCAAAATAGGTTACTTTTGTTTGGTAttggttatttttaaattaaaagaacgttgctaaaaatcagtattttcatttgcagatgTGATTACTACAGAGTGGACTGGCAGGAGTATTGGTACATGGGCCCCAAATGTAATCACCGTTGGAACACTCTAGATTTCATTTTAGTAGCTACTCTTCCTGCAATAGCACTGGTTATCATAGCTGTTGTAATATTCTACTGTGTCTAccactgcaaaagcaaaaaggcTGGGTAAGTTACTCTGGATGCAGTTAAAAGGGGTTTTATAACCAAATtggaaggaaaatataaaataaagtgGTGTTCTGATTAATTCTTAACCTCTGGATATGTAAATCAGCATCTGGCATCCTCTGCTACAATACTcaatttaaaatcaaagcaCCTTACCAGAGCATTTAACAGTTATTTAGCGTTTAACCACTAGGCACAGAACTTCACTTTGAGTCATTGCTTCTtggaatcataggatcatagaatagtcagggttggaaaggaccttaagatcatccagttccaaccccccgccatgggcagggacaccccacactaaactaAACACAAAAGTGTTTTGAGTGTTATTGCttctatgaaaacaagaaaaaaccaaGGCTGATAAACATCGACGAGAGTCTTGGTGATTAAACACAATTCCTCCCATTCTTGGGTCCCAGGCATTGGAAATTTGAGCTGCTTTTTGATTtcctcacctttttttttccccaccgaCGCCTGTCCCAGGTATATAGACAACATGTTCTTATTTCCTCTTTCAGCCCCCTTGGTGTGTGTCGCTGGTACTCCCTCTGCCACAGAACATGGTAGTTATACGTAGCTCTCACGTAGCCGTTGCCACAGCACATCTAAACCTATGATGCGGCTGTTGAACCAACCAGCAGTACAGAATGATTTGTCAAGACGCTCAAAGCTGTCGCTCATGCTCTAAATTCTCCTTGTTCCTCCAACCAGGAACCAGATGAATTCTCCATACCGTGAAGCACACCAGAACCATGCATTTACTCCT
Coding sequences within it:
- the LOC136019628 gene encoding uncharacterized protein LOC136019628, producing the protein MVQTSNPGLEENAAAKNQKLPASCAGVKDFGACLGNTDNFCPTNISCQCKNEKPFCRCDYYRVDWQEYWYMGPKCNHRWNTLDFILVATLPAIALVIIAVVIFYCVYHCKSKKAGNQMNSPYREAHQNHAFTPEMAGNLGHVYQQSPRDVWVEGIPKPVLRRQDFDDALSLNQSENGSPMHLQPLRRPDAATDYFSNQQHQSERFGYPRADLPYADYAAGRQYQKY